One segment of Oscillospiraceae bacterium MB08-C2-2 DNA contains the following:
- a CDS encoding tyrosine-type recombinase/integrase: MITGCLQEKNNTYYAVLYIKVDGKRKPKWVSTGLPVAGTSDRKAQKAFDQIRLEYEQEQEEKERREAEERAREQIEGKRNPQADVLFTDYLQKWLTQAKPTIAKTTFKGYQTMLDGRISRYFTELNITLGEVTPQHIQDFHQSIFDEGHTPNTVIHYHAVLRRALQNAVKKEIIDSNPADRVDRPKKNVYHAQFYSAEEMMALFDEISDDPLEICVKLAAYYGLRRSEVLGLKWDAINLEQKTISIKHKVIEDTVDGKSIAVGEDVLKTKSSFRTLPLLPSVEKLLLAEKEKQEMYRKLFKRSYCRDYLDYICLDQAGKLMRPNYVTEHFSWVLEKADLKKIRFHDLRHSCASLLLANGISMKQIQIWLGHSTFSTTADIYSHLDFHAQIESGLVMDGMFERNRVAEPTGLAAAN; encoded by the coding sequence ATGATAACAGGCTGCCTACAAGAAAAAAACAATACTTATTACGCCGTCCTATATATCAAAGTGGATGGTAAAAGAAAACCTAAATGGGTTTCTACCGGACTCCCGGTAGCGGGGACCAGCGACAGGAAAGCCCAAAAAGCCTTTGACCAAATCCGGTTGGAATATGAACAGGAGCAGGAAGAAAAGGAGCGTCGGGAAGCCGAGGAACGAGCCAGAGAACAAATTGAGGGCAAACGGAATCCGCAAGCAGATGTATTATTTACCGACTACCTCCAAAAATGGCTAACTCAAGCAAAGCCTACGATAGCCAAAACAACATTCAAAGGCTATCAAACCATGCTGGACGGTCGGATCAGCCGGTATTTTACTGAGCTGAATATCACCTTGGGAGAGGTTACCCCACAGCACATCCAGGACTTTCATCAATCAATTTTTGATGAAGGACACACACCGAACACGGTTATCCATTATCACGCAGTCCTACGCAGAGCATTGCAGAATGCAGTAAAAAAGGAGATCATCGACAGCAACCCTGCTGACCGGGTGGACAGGCCCAAGAAAAACGTGTACCATGCTCAGTTTTATTCCGCAGAGGAAATGATGGCACTGTTCGATGAGATATCAGATGATCCCTTGGAGATTTGTGTGAAGCTGGCAGCTTACTATGGCTTGCGCCGAAGTGAAGTCCTCGGATTAAAGTGGGATGCGATAAACCTTGAGCAAAAGACAATCTCCATCAAGCACAAGGTGATTGAGGACACGGTAGATGGCAAATCCATAGCGGTCGGAGAAGATGTACTGAAAACCAAATCCAGCTTCCGCACCCTACCGTTACTGCCATCGGTGGAAAAGCTACTGCTTGCAGAAAAGGAAAAGCAGGAAATGTACCGAAAGCTATTCAAGCGTTCCTACTGCCGAGATTACCTTGATTACATCTGCCTCGACCAAGCGGGAAAACTCATGCGCCCCAATTATGTGACGGAACACTTTAGCTGGGTGCTTGAAAAAGCCGACCTCAAAAAAATCCGTTTCCACGATTTAAGACATTCCTGCGCCAGCTTACTGCTTGCAAATGGGATATCAATGAAGCAAATCCAGATATGGCTGGGACACAGCACTTTTTCGACCACAGCGGATATTTACTCTCATCTGGACTTCCATGCACAGATCGAATCCGGCTTGGTTATGGATGGGATGTTTGAAAGAAACCGAGTGGCGGAACCTACTGGACTTGCAGCGGCCAACTGA
- a CDS encoding helix-turn-helix domain-containing protein: MGNQTIMFEKYPDVVEVNQLREMLGGISRKLAYKLLSEKEIHSVRIGRTYKIPKSCVIEYLLSEEMCHIKIG; this comes from the coding sequence ATGGGTAACCAAACAATCATGTTTGAAAAATACCCCGATGTAGTCGAGGTAAATCAATTACGGGAAATGCTCGGAGGCATCAGCCGGAAACTGGCATATAAACTGCTGTCAGAAAAAGAGATACATAGTGTTCGCATTGGGCGAACCTATAAGATTCCCAAGTCATGCGTCATTGAATATTTACTGAGCGAAGAAATGTGCCATATCAAGATTGGTTGA
- a CDS encoding type II toxin-antitoxin system PemK/MazF family toxin, giving the protein MDTIKQGISRGDIYYADLNPVVGCEQGGIRPVLILQNDIGNRHSPTTIVCAITGKPKNPLPTHTAVVGAGRLSMESFALLEQIRTIDRTRLRGWVGRLDEQKMEEINQALSISIGLSPAPFL; this is encoded by the coding sequence TTGGACACGATAAAGCAAGGCATCAGCCGCGGCGATATTTACTACGCCGATTTAAACCCTGTTGTGGGCTGCGAGCAAGGAGGCATCCGTCCCGTACTTATTCTGCAAAATGATATAGGCAACCGCCATAGTCCCACCACCATTGTCTGCGCCATCACTGGCAAACCCAAAAATCCCCTGCCCACCCATACGGCCGTTGTCGGAGCGGGCAGACTGTCCATGGAGTCTTTCGCACTTCTGGAGCAGATACGCACCATCGACCGAACCCGGCTTCGGGGCTGGGTCGGCAGGCTGGATGAGCAGAAGATGGAAGAAATCAATCAGGCACTTTCTATCAGCATCGGACTTAGTCCGGCGCCTTTTTTATGA
- a CDS encoding sigma-70 family RNA polymerase sigma factor, with the protein MAEKKEYRIKVQGQLVPVSEEVYLTYHRMKRRETYLEERDTTNGVFYYSALDTEGTNGEDVIPDLVSPRVEDLIMDKLLAEKLHQCLAQLTKEEQELIFTLFFQNKSERQLAEETGIPQKTINDRRHKILVKLKKLMKI; encoded by the coding sequence ATGGCAGAGAAAAAAGAATATCGAATCAAGGTGCAGGGGCAGCTCGTCCCTGTCAGCGAAGAAGTCTATTTGACCTATCACCGAATGAAGCGCCGTGAAACTTATCTGGAGGAAAGAGATACGACAAACGGCGTGTTTTATTACAGCGCCCTGGATACGGAGGGAACCAATGGTGAGGATGTAATTCCCGACCTTGTTTCTCCCCGTGTGGAGGATCTGATTATGGACAAGCTGTTGGCAGAAAAGCTCCATCAGTGTCTTGCCCAGCTCACCAAGGAAGAACAGGAGCTAATTTTTACTTTGTTTTTTCAGAATAAAAGTGAGCGTCAACTCGCTGAGGAAACAGGCATTCCACAGAAAACCATCAATGACCGGCGGCACAAAATTCTGGTCAAACTAAAAAAACTTATGAAAATTTAA
- the asd gene encoding aspartate-semialdehyde dehydrogenase yields the protein MTEKIRVGILGATGTVGQRFVSLLSNHPWFEISALAASERSAGKTYQEALSGRWSMYTPLSERLKSMNIQSIYDIDSISEQVDFVFSAVSMPKEEIKVIEEEYARHETPVVSNNSAHRWTADVPMILPEVNPHHCELIIKQRERLGTQRGFIVVKPNCSIQSYTPVLTAWREFEPYEAVVTTYQAISGAGKNFDTWPEMIENINPFIPGEEEKSEQEPLRIWGGIENGLVVPAREPKITCQCIRIPVLYGHTAAVFLKFRNKPTKEQLINKLLEFKGEPQLMNLPSAPKQFIQYLYNDDRPQIKLDVNYENGMGISIGRIRPDSIYDWKFVGLSHNTIRGAAGGSVLCAELLTMKGYIGKH from the coding sequence ATGACTGAAAAAATACGAGTTGGTATATTAGGTGCTACTGGTACCGTGGGGCAAAGATTTGTATCTTTGCTTTCTAATCATCCATGGTTTGAAATTTCTGCGTTAGCTGCCAGTGAACGATCTGCAGGAAAAACTTATCAGGAAGCCTTAAGTGGACGTTGGAGCATGTACACACCGCTCTCAGAACGGTTAAAATCTATGAACATCCAAAGTATTTATGATATAGACAGCATTTCTGAGCAGGTGGATTTTGTGTTCAGTGCCGTTAGTATGCCAAAGGAAGAAATTAAAGTAATTGAAGAAGAATATGCAAGACATGAAACACCTGTTGTTTCTAATAACAGCGCTCATAGATGGACCGCAGATGTGCCGATGATTTTGCCAGAAGTCAATCCACATCATTGTGAATTAATTATAAAACAGAGAGAGCGGTTAGGAACACAACGAGGATTTATTGTTGTAAAACCAAATTGTTCTATTCAAAGTTATACCCCTGTATTGACAGCATGGAGAGAATTTGAACCATATGAAGCAGTGGTGACAACATACCAGGCAATTTCCGGGGCGGGGAAAAATTTTGATACGTGGCCTGAAATGATTGAGAATATAAATCCGTTTATCCCTGGTGAAGAAGAAAAAAGTGAGCAAGAGCCTTTGCGGATATGGGGCGGTATTGAGAACGGATTAGTTGTGCCAGCAAGGGAGCCGAAAATTACTTGTCAGTGTATTCGCATACCTGTTTTATATGGGCATACTGCTGCAGTATTTCTTAAATTTCGCAACAAACCAACAAAAGAGCAATTGATTAATAAGCTTTTGGAATTTAAAGGTGAGCCACAACTCATGAATTTGCCCAGCGCACCAAAACAGTTTATTCAATACCTCTATAACGATGATCGACCACAAATTAAATTAGACGTAAACTACGAAAATGGTATGGGAATAAGCATTGGAAGAATCCGCCCAGATAGTATATATGACTGGAAATTTGTTGGGCTTTCCCATAACACCATACGTGGTGCAGCTGGAGGCTCTGTTTTATGCGCTGAACTACTTACGATGAAAGGCTACATTGGAAAGCATTGA
- a CDS encoding epoxyqueuosine reductase: protein MEIAQLIRQKALKLGYEKCGIIPVGMMSEYENKLNERTQKIPESQLFYQGQQRLVKFKEEFPWAKSVVVLTVPYSKYHVPESMGGHIAKKYLLDTRIDENTKEYQNSVELEQYIRALGMRTSTNRKFGLVGLRWAAMQAGLGIIRRNNFFYTESGSYISIEAFLTDYEMKLVEEQKLSPCPNNCDRCIKACPTESLCEAYTMNPLKCVSFLTTFGGRDLLKNSLAMQFGEWIYGCDVCQDVCPMNRGKWIGKEKFPQLEALSDILTAESILKMDEKTYKEKVQPKFFYLTPDELWKWQVNALNFMDNHFDEKYRSSIIESCNSSYSKVRKMATAICIKREL from the coding sequence ATGGAGATAGCACAGTTAATACGTCAAAAAGCTCTTAAGCTTGGTTATGAAAAATGCGGCATTATTCCCGTCGGTATGATGTCTGAATATGAGAACAAATTGAATGAACGGACGCAAAAGATACCGGAGTCGCAGCTCTTCTATCAAGGACAGCAGCGTCTTGTAAAATTTAAAGAGGAGTTTCCTTGGGCAAAATCTGTTGTGGTCTTGACGGTACCATATTCGAAATATCATGTTCCAGAATCAATGGGTGGGCATATTGCAAAAAAGTATTTATTAGATACCCGCATTGATGAAAATACAAAAGAATATCAAAATAGTGTGGAATTGGAGCAATATATAAGAGCTCTTGGGATGCGAACTTCCACCAACCGAAAGTTCGGTTTAGTTGGGTTGCGCTGGGCAGCTATGCAGGCCGGGCTTGGTATTATCAGGAGAAATAATTTTTTCTACACCGAATCTGGCTCGTATATTAGTATCGAAGCATTTTTGACTGATTATGAAATGAAACTGGTTGAAGAGCAAAAACTTTCCCCTTGCCCCAATAACTGTGACCGCTGTATTAAGGCTTGTCCTACCGAATCGCTGTGCGAAGCGTATACGATGAATCCATTGAAATGTGTTTCTTTTTTAACGACCTTTGGGGGAAGAGATCTTTTAAAAAATTCTTTAGCCATGCAATTTGGAGAGTGGATTTACGGCTGCGATGTTTGTCAAGATGTATGCCCGATGAATCGTGGAAAATGGATAGGAAAAGAGAAATTTCCTCAATTAGAAGCGCTGTCAGACATTTTAACTGCAGAAAGCATTTTAAAAATGGATGAGAAAACCTACAAAGAGAAAGTTCAACCCAAATTTTTTTACCTTACTCCAGATGAGCTATGGAAATGGCAAGTAAATGCACTAAACTTTATGGATAATCACTTTGATGAAAAATATAGGTCCTCTATTATAGAATCCTGTAATAGCAGCTATTCCAAAGTGCGGAAAATGGCAACTGCCATTTGTATAAAAAGAGAGCTTTAA
- a CDS encoding LysE family transporter, producing MNFSAFFSYTFLTAYTPGPNNIMSMTNAGRDGFKRSIPFFGGIFSGFVIVMSACAAFSTLLYEYIPSIKPAMIYIGAAYILYLAWTVWRDKPHKSNGITHANSFLSGMLLQFVNVKIILYGITAMSSYVLPHYHDIATIEMFALLLAVIGTSGCLCWAVFGAVFEKLFNKYRKAINAIMALLLVYCAISLFL from the coding sequence ATGAATTTCTCAGCTTTTTTTTCTTACACATTTTTAACAGCCTATACACCTGGACCCAATAATATTATGTCTATGACAAATGCTGGGCGCGATGGCTTTAAACGATCTATTCCGTTTTTTGGTGGAATTTTTTCTGGGTTCGTTATAGTAATGTCAGCCTGTGCCGCCTTTTCTACGTTGTTGTACGAGTATATTCCATCCATTAAACCGGCAATGATTTATATAGGAGCGGCTTACATTCTTTATTTAGCATGGACAGTATGGAGGGACAAGCCACATAAAAGCAACGGCATAACGCATGCTAATTCTTTTTTATCGGGAATGCTCCTCCAATTTGTTAATGTAAAAATTATACTGTATGGAATTACTGCAATGTCATCATACGTTTTGCCACATTACCACGATATAGCTACAATTGAGATGTTTGCATTATTGCTTGCAGTGATTGGCACCTCGGGCTGTCTTTGCTGGGCTGTCTTTGGTGCGGTTTTTGAAAAATTATTTAACAAATATCGAAAAGCTATTAATGCAATTATGGCCTTATTGTTAGTATATTGTGCCATTTCATTATTTTTATAA
- a CDS encoding LysR family transcriptional regulator → MDFKYLNTFKTIVEEGSFIKAAAKLNYTQSTITFQMGQMEQELSTKLFEKIGRRMVLTKAGKQLLPYVDDVLASINRMRYFENDLAECQGDLHIGIAETQLCYKMPPILKEFHQQVPNARLFLRSMNCYDIRDELINGTLDIGIFYEDVGGYGSNLITQPMGIFPLILVASPETKESYPDFITPDQQIPVSFIINEPNCIFRQIFERYICEKSILLDHTIELWSIPTIKNLVKSTVGISFLPRFSVQEELYSGELVEIPTDLSGAQISAVCGYHKNKWISPLMQAFIDLCITK, encoded by the coding sequence TTGGATTTCAAGTATCTTAATACATTTAAGACAATTGTGGAGGAAGGTAGCTTCATAAAAGCAGCAGCAAAACTTAATTATACGCAGTCTACTATTACGTTTCAGATGGGACAGATGGAACAAGAATTATCAACAAAACTGTTTGAAAAAATTGGTCGGCGTATGGTATTGACGAAAGCTGGAAAGCAGCTTTTACCATATGTAGATGATGTTCTTGCATCCATCAACAGAATGCGTTACTTTGAAAATGACTTAGCAGAATGTCAAGGCGATTTACATATAGGTATTGCAGAAACCCAGTTATGTTATAAAATGCCGCCAATTCTTAAGGAATTTCATCAGCAAGTTCCTAATGCTCGTCTATTCCTTCGCTCCATGAACTGCTATGACATTCGCGACGAGCTTATAAATGGAACTCTTGATATAGGGATCTTTTATGAAGACGTAGGTGGGTATGGTTCTAATTTAATAACCCAGCCAATGGGAATATTTCCGCTCATATTGGTTGCTTCTCCTGAAACAAAGGAAAGCTATCCGGATTTTATCACTCCTGACCAACAAATTCCCGTTTCTTTCATCATTAATGAACCAAATTGTATTTTTAGGCAAATTTTTGAACGGTACATATGTGAAAAATCTATTCTACTTGACCACACAATTGAATTATGGAGTATTCCTACAATAAAAAATTTAGTTAAGAGCACTGTCGGTATATCCTTTCTCCCCAGATTTTCCGTTCAGGAAGAACTCTACAGCGGTGAACTGGTCGAAATCCCGACAGATTTATCCGGTGCACAAATCTCTGCTGTATGCGGTTATCATAAGAACAAATGGATTAGCCCACTTATGCAAGCATTTATAGACCTATGCATTACAAAATAG
- a CDS encoding helix-turn-helix domain-containing protein yields MSYFNHIYAASPDELPHRARAVYIYLRDRAGRGADCWPAVKTIAADLQLSRSTVKRALHDLVKAGLIEKESRYRENGSNTSNRLILKS; encoded by the coding sequence ATGAGCTATTTTAATCACATTTATGCCGCCTCGCCTGATGAACTTCCCCATCGGGCAAGAGCGGTTTATATCTATCTCCGTGATCGCGCTGGAAGGGGGGCGGACTGCTGGCCTGCGGTCAAAACCATTGCCGCTGACTTGCAGCTCTCCCGAAGCACTGTGAAACGTGCCCTGCATGATTTGGTGAAGGCGGGACTGATTGAAAAGGAGTCTCGCTACCGGGAGAACGGCAGCAACACCAGCAACCGGCTGATTCTAAAAAGTTAG
- a CDS encoding type IV secretory system conjugative DNA transfer family protein, which produces MPSQVYILIAAAAVMFFVIGGLSLLAHYYTLNGIKSRTVGDGQHGTARFASKQEIKNTYQHIPFQPELWRQGQCLPTAAEQGIILGCVGAKNKITAMVDTDDVHCLMIGASGVGKTAYFLYPNLEYACASGMSFLSTDTKGDLYRNYGAIARDYYGYHVAVIDLRNPTRSDGNNMLHLVNTYMDQYLADENNLVAKAKAEKYAKIISKTIINASSENYGQNQFFYDAAEGLLSSVILLIAEYMPPTEADGKKVDCRHIISVFKLVQDLLAPSKVKGKSQFQLLMDKLPSDHKARWFAGAALNSAEQAMASVLSTVLSRLNAFLDSEMEQILCFETAIDAEKFCNQKSALFIVLPEEDLTKYFMVSLMIQQLYREILAVADENGGKLKNRVMFYCDELGTLPAIESLELIFSASRSRRLGMVPIIQSFGQLEKNYGKEGAEIIVDNCQDTIFGGFAPNSQTAEVLSKALGSRTVMSGSISRGKNDHSQSLQMMERPLMAPDELKSIPKGNFVVMKTGTHPMRTRLRLFLDWGIRFGKPYTMAEKAHRKVVYADKQTLEENIVRKHVACLMVDEETGEILKPPTGTGVLHTLVAEPPAELQKRRSHIRT; this is translated from the coding sequence ATGCCATCTCAAGTCTATATTTTGATTGCAGCGGCCGCCGTGATGTTTTTCGTCATCGGCGGCCTTTCCCTTTTGGCCCACTATTATACCCTAAACGGAATCAAGTCCCGCACGGTAGGTGACGGCCAGCACGGTACGGCACGATTCGCATCAAAACAGGAAATCAAAAATACCTATCAGCACATCCCCTTTCAGCCGGAGCTGTGGAGGCAGGGCCAATGCCTCCCCACTGCCGCCGAGCAGGGAATCATTCTCGGATGCGTAGGTGCGAAAAACAAGATCACGGCGATGGTGGACACTGACGATGTCCACTGCCTCATGATCGGTGCGTCCGGTGTCGGGAAAACTGCATACTTTTTATACCCCAACCTGGAATACGCCTGTGCCTCCGGGATGAGTTTTTTATCGACCGACACCAAGGGCGATCTGTATCGGAACTACGGAGCCATCGCCCGTGACTACTACGGCTACCATGTGGCGGTCATCGACCTCAGAAACCCCACCCGCTCGGACGGCAACAATATGCTCCATCTGGTGAACACCTACATGGATCAGTACCTTGCCGACGAAAACAATCTTGTGGCAAAGGCGAAAGCAGAGAAATACGCCAAGATTATCTCCAAAACCATCATCAACGCCAGCAGTGAAAATTACGGACAGAATCAGTTTTTTTACGATGCCGCCGAAGGACTCCTCTCCTCAGTGATTCTGTTGATTGCCGAGTATATGCCTCCCACTGAAGCAGATGGAAAAAAGGTGGACTGCCGCCATATCATCAGCGTGTTCAAATTGGTTCAGGACTTGCTGGCGCCCAGCAAGGTAAAGGGGAAAAGCCAGTTCCAGCTTTTAATGGACAAACTGCCCTCCGACCACAAGGCCCGCTGGTTTGCAGGAGCCGCCCTGAATTCAGCAGAGCAGGCAATGGCATCGGTGCTCTCCACCGTGCTATCCCGTTTGAATGCTTTTCTCGATTCCGAAATGGAACAGATTCTGTGTTTTGAAACAGCCATTGATGCGGAGAAATTCTGCAATCAAAAATCCGCTCTGTTTATCGTACTTCCCGAAGAAGATTTGACCAAGTATTTTATGGTCAGCCTTATGATCCAGCAGCTTTACCGGGAGATCCTCGCGGTTGCGGATGAGAACGGAGGCAAACTGAAAAACCGTGTGATGTTCTACTGTGATGAGCTTGGGACGCTTCCAGCCATTGAATCGCTCGAATTAATTTTCAGTGCCTCACGCTCACGCCGGCTTGGGATGGTGCCGATCATACAATCCTTCGGCCAGCTTGAAAAGAATTACGGCAAGGAGGGTGCGGAAATCATCGTAGATAACTGCCAGGACACCATCTTCGGCGGCTTCGCGCCCAATAGCCAGACCGCCGAGGTACTCTCCAAGGCGCTGGGCAGTCGCACCGTCATGAGCGGCAGCATCAGCCGCGGAAAGAACGATCACAGCCAGTCACTGCAGATGATGGAGCGCCCTCTGATGGCGCCGGATGAACTCAAATCCATTCCCAAAGGAAACTTTGTCGTCATGAAAACCGGCACACATCCAATGCGGACAAGACTGCGGCTGTTTCTGGATTGGGGCATCCGCTTCGGAAAGCCCTATACCATGGCGGAAAAGGCGCACCGCAAGGTAGTGTACGCCGACAAGCAGACGCTGGAGGAAAACATTGTCCGCAAGCACGTGGCCTGCCTGATGGTGGATGAGGAAACCGGGGAAATCCTTAAACCGCCCACCGGCACCGGCGTGCTCCACACACTCGTGGCAGAGCCTCCCGCAGAGCTACAAAAGCGACGAAGTCATATCCGAACGTAA
- a CDS encoding DUF3991 and toprim domain-containing protein, with translation MGVYVHFSDDQKYRANNVDLVDFLQRRGEKLIPSGRDKRLASDRSITVRGNEWYDHSAESGGYAIDFVRQFYGLSFPEAVTMLLGGEQGEVYRPASQKKQEPKQPFALPNPHSDMRRVYAYLTKTRLIDREVVSYFARAKLLYESCEKSKDGIKEYHNAVFVGYDENGVPRHAHKRGLYTEGTGFKGNVESCDPAYSFHHIGISNSLYVFEAPIDLLSYITLHPKDWQNHSHVALCGVSEYAMLKMLELHPNLNHVVLCLDHDEAGIEASEKYHDLLIEKGVSCDKDLSIHKDWNEDIKANHGLPAIPAEEHPQHLIRDEICRELTETAMTVKSNCSANTLSALLLKARSYLHWGQFSEADECLREMCRLSVAAAAREYRQMNHSRDISVVQSRLHSGFRTYENRGHLKTRLDLLESDIMALRGFERVVTAGEKEKLAECYEHIAAQGLKGAILLEKHRQKMEQSQRQALTMA, from the coding sequence ATGGGTGTATATGTGCATTTTTCGGATGACCAAAAATACCGTGCCAACAACGTGGACCTTGTGGACTTTCTCCAGCGGCGCGGTGAGAAGCTGATTCCCAGCGGCCGGGATAAGCGGCTGGCATCCGACCGCAGCATCACCGTCCGGGGAAACGAGTGGTACGATCACTCCGCAGAGAGCGGCGGATATGCCATTGACTTCGTGCGGCAGTTCTATGGACTGTCTTTCCCTGAAGCGGTGACCATGCTGCTGGGCGGTGAGCAGGGCGAAGTCTACAGGCCCGCCTCGCAAAAGAAACAGGAGCCAAAACAGCCCTTTGCCCTTCCGAATCCCCACAGCGATATGCGCCGTGTCTATGCCTACCTTACTAAAACCCGGCTCATTGACCGTGAGGTGGTCAGTTACTTTGCCAGAGCAAAGCTCCTGTATGAGAGTTGCGAAAAATCCAAGGATGGCATAAAAGAATACCATAATGCAGTCTTTGTGGGATACGATGAAAACGGAGTTCCCCGCCATGCCCATAAACGGGGGCTCTATACCGAGGGAACCGGCTTCAAGGGGAATGTGGAGAGCTGCGATCCGGCATACAGCTTCCACCACATCGGCATAAGCAACAGCCTCTATGTGTTTGAGGCTCCCATCGACTTGCTGTCTTACATCACCCTGCATCCCAAGGACTGGCAGAACCACAGCCATGTGGCACTCTGCGGTGTTTCCGAATACGCCATGCTGAAGATGCTGGAACTGCATCCGAACCTAAACCATGTAGTCCTGTGTCTGGATCATGACGAGGCGGGGATCGAAGCCTCGGAGAAATATCACGATCTGCTTATAGAAAAGGGTGTCTCATGTGATAAGGATTTGTCTATACACAAGGACTGGAACGAGGATATCAAGGCAAATCACGGACTACCGGCAATCCCTGCCGAGGAACATCCCCAGCATTTAATTCGGGATGAAATCTGCCGGGAGCTTACCGAAACGGCAATGACTGTGAAATCCAACTGTTCCGCTAACACCCTGTCGGCTCTGCTCTTGAAAGCCCGATCCTATCTGCATTGGGGACAATTTTCAGAGGCGGATGAATGTCTTAGGGAAATGTGCCGCCTCTCCGTAGCTGCCGCTGCGAGGGAGTACCGGCAGATGAATCACAGCCGGGATATCTCCGTGGTGCAAAGCCGTCTGCATAGTGGTTTCAGGACTTATGAAAATCGAGGGCACCTGAAAACACGGCTGGATTTACTGGAATCCGACATCATGGCTCTGCGGGGCTTTGAGCGTGTGGTGACCGCCGGTGAAAAGGAAAAGCTGGCAGAATGCTATGAACACATTGCTGCTCAGGGACTTAAGGGAGCGATTCTGCTGGAGAAGCATCGGCAGAAGATGGAGCAGAGTCAGCGTCAGGCTCTGACGATGGCTTAA